From the genome of Lotus japonicus ecotype B-129 chromosome 6, LjGifu_v1.2, one region includes:
- the LOC130723481 gene encoding uncharacterized protein LOC130723481 — translation MGNTNSLRCCLACVLPCGALDLIRIVHLNGDVDEITRRITAEEVLKANPNHVLSKPSSQGVVRRILILSPETELKRGSIYFLIPASSLPPEKRRSGKYIGDSDLNKKAINYKGVDDGNHEQQQQQHNLVSNKEKKSSRRKGHHRVGIWRPHLESISEDL, via the coding sequence ATGGGTAACACTAACAGCTTAAGGTGTTGTTTGGCTTGTGTTCTTCCATGTGGGGCACTAGACTTGATCCGAATAGTGCATTTGAATGGCGACGTGGAcgagatcactcgtcgaatcaCAGCTGAAGAGGTTCTCAAAGCCAACCCTAACCATGTTCTCAGCAAGCCGAGCTCTCAGGGTGTCGTTCGCCGGATTTTGATCCTCTCGCCGGAGACCGAGCTCAAGAGGGGCAGCATATATTTCCTAATCCCAGCGTCCTCGCTGCCGCCGGAGAAGAGACGGAGCGGAAAATATATCGGTGACAGTGATCTCAACAAAAAAGCCATCAATTACAAGGGTGTTGATGATGGTaatcatgaacaacaacaacaacaacataacTTGGTttcaaataaagaaaagaaatcgTCTCGCCGGAAAGGTCATCATCGTGTTGGAATATGGAGGCCTCATTTAGAGAGCATTTCTGAAGATTTGTAA